In Vagococcus luciliae, one genomic interval encodes:
- a CDS encoding aminotransferase class I/II-fold pyridoxal phosphate-dependent enzyme: protein MEETRFNTRATNLEVPGTRKFSNQVKKYDDGVDLTLGQSGFDTPEYIREAMIEAINQNKLRYTHNRGLIELREAISQYNRKRFNVTYDAETEIIVTNGGSEAIDSVLRTILEDGDEVIIPCPTYLAYEPITKLQGAKTVLVDTTKTNFVLTKEALADAITPKTKAIIFNYPTNPTGMIPSLEQMKELVDVLKETDIFILTDEIYSDNVYDGEFHSFMEFSEVRNQLFVINGLSKSHAITGGRIGYILAPPLATEHVTKVHLYNSVCVATPSQYGAIAAFTDATGPVILSKMNEAYKERRDFVYKRLKEMGLSVELPKGAFYIFPDISEYNNDSFEFAAELLEAEHLAVVPGKTFSIYGEGHIRLSFACTMEELVDGCKRLERFLSTYRKRS, encoded by the coding sequence ATGGAAGAAACAAGATTTAATACACGAGCAACCAATTTAGAGGTACCAGGGACGAGAAAGTTTTCTAATCAAGTTAAAAAATACGATGATGGTGTTGATTTAACATTGGGACAATCAGGTTTTGATACACCAGAATATATTAGAGAAGCTATGATTGAAGCCATTAATCAAAATAAATTACGTTATACACATAATAGAGGTTTAATTGAATTAAGGGAAGCTATCTCGCAATATAATAGGAAACGATTTAATGTGACATATGACGCTGAGACAGAAATTATTGTGACTAACGGTGGATCTGAAGCGATTGATAGTGTGTTACGAACAATTCTTGAAGACGGGGATGAAGTAATTATTCCTTGCCCAACGTATTTAGCATATGAGCCAATTACTAAACTTCAAGGTGCAAAAACAGTTTTAGTTGATACAACAAAAACAAATTTTGTTTTGACAAAAGAAGCATTAGCTGATGCTATCACACCGAAAACAAAAGCCATTATCTTTAATTACCCAACAAATCCAACAGGGATGATTCCATCATTGGAACAAATGAAGGAATTAGTTGATGTATTGAAGGAGACAGATATATTCATTTTAACTGATGAAATTTATTCTGATAATGTGTATGATGGAGAGTTTCATTCTTTTATGGAGTTTTCAGAAGTTAGAAATCAATTATTTGTGATCAATGGATTATCAAAATCTCACGCTATTACTGGAGGAAGAATCGGATATATTCTAGCCCCACCTCTTGCAACGGAACATGTGACAAAAGTTCATTTATATAACTCTGTGTGTGTAGCTACTCCGTCACAGTATGGAGCAATTGCAGCTTTTACAGATGCAACAGGGCCAGTAATCTTATCGAAAATGAATGAAGCTTATAAAGAGCGTCGTGATTTTGTTTATAAACGTTTAAAAGAGATGGGATTATCAGTTGAATTACCTAAGGGAGCATTCTACATTTTCCCTGATATTTCTGAGTACAATAATGATTCTTTTGAATTTGCAGCAGAATTATTAGAAGCAGAACATTTAGCTGTAGTACCTGGGAAAACATTTTCTATTTATGGAGAAGGTCATATTCGTTTGTCTTTTGCATGCACAATGGAAGAATTAGTAGATGGTTGTAAACGACTTGAAAGATTTCTATCAACATATAGAAAAAGAAGCTAA
- the alr gene encoding alanine racemase yields the protein MTATLTVNKSIFKENIKQVVGDTPVMAVVKNNAYNFGLDFAIEVFLEVGIEMFSTTSLREAIKIRKVAPKAMIFLMNPGIEFEILRKYDIQMTLPSLSFYHQYKDELSGIKVHLEYENLLHRSGFHTFEEMKQVIQENSQLPKKQQLNITGIWTHFGYADEFDVSEYEIEKEAWLTGLNEMLTQYNFQYIHAQNSASFMRDDLFEHHTHVRLGIVLYGCRPYSSLPENAVKQSLTLSANVIQCRELKKGDSAGYSFAYTAKTDTTVAVVDIGYGDGVLRARSQYDCLINGKRYPIRALMMSHLLVEIDEAVKPQDNVILYGEDIRIDEYTFKGVGANSEQISALNHCSLERKIIG from the coding sequence ATGACAGCAACTTTGACAGTAAATAAATCAATTTTTAAAGAGAATATCAAACAAGTAGTTGGAGATACTCCAGTGATGGCTGTGGTAAAAAATAATGCTTATAATTTTGGATTGGACTTTGCAATTGAGGTTTTTTTAGAAGTTGGAATAGAGATGTTTAGTACAACGTCTTTACGTGAAGCTATTAAAATTAGGAAAGTAGCACCGAAAGCAATGATCTTTTTAATGAATCCAGGTATTGAATTTGAAATATTAAGAAAATATGACATTCAAATGACTCTACCTTCTCTATCTTTTTATCATCAATACAAGGATGAGTTATCTGGGATTAAAGTCCATCTAGAATATGAGAACTTACTTCATCGATCAGGCTTTCATACGTTTGAGGAGATGAAGCAAGTTATACAAGAAAACAGTCAACTACCGAAAAAACAGCAACTCAATATTACGGGAATTTGGACGCATTTTGGTTATGCTGATGAATTTGATGTGAGTGAATATGAGATAGAAAAAGAAGCGTGGTTAACAGGGTTAAACGAGATGTTAACACAATACAATTTTCAATATATCCACGCACAAAATAGTGCGAGCTTTATGCGTGATGACTTGTTTGAGCATCATACCCATGTTAGATTAGGTATTGTTTTATATGGTTGTCGACCATATTCTAGTTTGCCAGAAAACGCCGTGAAACAGTCGTTGACCCTTAGTGCAAATGTTATCCAATGTCGCGAGTTAAAAAAAGGTGATTCGGCTGGTTATAGTTTTGCTTATACAGCGAAGACAGATACAACGGTTGCTGTAGTGGATATTGGATACGGAGATGGCGTATTGCGGGCACGAAGTCAATATGACTGTTTGATTAATGGAAAAAGATATCCCATACGAGCTCTTATGATGAGCCATTTATTAGTGGAAATTGATGAAGCAGTTAAACCGCAAGATAATGTGATTTTATATGGTGAAGATATCCGTATAGATGAGTATACATTTAAAGGAGTCGGAGCGAATTCGGAACAAATCAGTGCGTTGAACCACTGTTCTTTAGAAAGGAAGATAATTGGATGA
- a CDS encoding PTS sugar transporter subunit IIA: protein MNFYLSEELILKNETYDVQKDLFENIGNYLSLKGYVKDSFINEIQKREENFPTGLELDGYGVAIPHTDPEHIKREFLCLVTLEKPIVFQSMADKNKDVLINTVFVLGFKKAEHQLLMLRTLMNLIQDKTFIENLNSKEKHEIIKLIENTEENVK from the coding sequence TTGAATTTTTATTTATCTGAAGAATTAATTTTGAAAAATGAGACATATGACGTTCAAAAAGATTTGTTTGAAAATATAGGTAATTATTTATCTTTAAAAGGATATGTTAAAGATAGTTTCATTAATGAAATACAAAAAAGAGAAGAAAATTTTCCAACAGGATTAGAACTTGATGGTTATGGTGTTGCTATACCACATACTGACCCAGAACATATAAAAAGAGAATTTTTATGTCTAGTAACGTTAGAAAAACCAATTGTATTTCAATCTATGGCAGATAAAAATAAAGATGTTTTGATAAATACTGTCTTTGTATTGGGATTTAAAAAAGCTGAACATCAGCTTTTGATGCTTCGAACATTGATGAATCTAATTCAAGATAAAACTTTTATTGAGAATCTTAATAGTAAAGAAAAACATGAAATTATTAAATTAATAGAAAATACAGAGGAGAATGTAAAATGA
- a CDS encoding PTS sugar transporter subunit IIB, which produces MKKRVLVACGAGIATSTIVMDRIERLLKREGIEADLMQIKIVEAKKLQSEADILISTTILPTTYDIPAIVATSYITGIGIEDIDNQIIDILK; this is translated from the coding sequence ATGAAAAAACGTGTATTAGTAGCTTGCGGAGCAGGTATTGCAACATCAACAATTGTAATGGATCGTATTGAGAGATTACTAAAAAGAGAAGGAATTGAAGCTGATTTAATGCAGATTAAAATTGTTGAAGCTAAAAAGTTACAATCAGAAGCGGATATATTAATATCTACTACTATACTGCCTACAACGTACGATATTCCTGCTATTGTAGCTACGTCATATATCACTGGTATTGGAATAGAAGACATCGATAATCAAATTATTGATATTTTAAAATAA
- a CDS encoding PTS galactitol transporter subunit IIC, which yields MEKGLEIIQYVLGLGPTVILPIAIFFIGLFFRVKPGRAFQSAITVGIGFVGINLVIGLLSENLGVASQQMVERFGLELTVIDAGWPSAAAAAWASPVAAILIPIIIAVNLFLIFIKFTKTLDIDIWNFHHFMGVGAVGYIVTGNIFWAIFVAVLMEVIVLKVADMFAPTIQEFYGLPGISLPTGATVSYGLIGVPIGWLISKIPGIKNIEISPETIQKRFGVFGEPMIMGLIIGIVIGLLAGYDVGSAFQLGISLGAVMLLMPRMVKILMEGLLPISEGARTYLQTRYKDREIYLGLDAALAIGHPANISVGLILVPITLFLAVIIPGNKVLPFGDLATIPFYTAYITASRKGNIFHSVIAGAIVISLGLLMATNFAPVHTEMMQGLDQFTKLGSDISSLDTGGASLKWLILKLSQLVAPLFN from the coding sequence ATGGAAAAAGGGTTAGAAATTATTCAATATGTTTTAGGTTTAGGGCCTACTGTAATCTTACCTATCGCAATCTTTTTCATAGGTTTATTTTTTAGGGTTAAGCCAGGTAGGGCTTTTCAATCTGCCATCACAGTAGGAATTGGTTTTGTTGGTATTAATTTAGTTATTGGGTTACTTTCTGAGAATTTAGGTGTAGCTTCACAACAAATGGTTGAAAGATTTGGACTGGAGTTAACTGTTATTGATGCAGGTTGGCCTTCAGCAGCAGCAGCAGCATGGGCCTCACCAGTAGCTGCGATTTTAATTCCAATAATTATAGCAGTCAATTTATTTTTAATTTTTATTAAATTTACTAAAACATTAGATATTGACATTTGGAATTTTCATCATTTTATGGGAGTTGGAGCAGTAGGCTATATTGTAACTGGTAATATTTTTTGGGCAATTTTTGTAGCGGTATTGATGGAAGTCATTGTTCTTAAAGTAGCAGATATGTTTGCGCCGACAATACAAGAATTTTATGGTTTACCAGGCATTTCATTACCTACAGGAGCAACAGTGTCTTATGGATTAATAGGTGTACCAATTGGTTGGTTGATTAGTAAAATACCAGGAATAAAAAACATTGAAATATCACCTGAGACGATTCAAAAAAGATTTGGTGTATTTGGTGAACCAATGATTATGGGATTAATTATTGGTATAGTGATTGGATTATTAGCTGGATATGATGTTGGATCAGCATTTCAATTAGGTATTTCTTTAGGTGCTGTGATGTTATTGATGCCACGTATGGTAAAAATTTTAATGGAAGGGCTTTTACCAATATCGGAAGGAGCTAGAACTTATTTACAAACTCGATACAAAGATCGTGAAATTTATCTAGGGTTAGATGCTGCTTTAGCCATAGGCCATCCTGCTAATATATCTGTAGGATTAATCTTAGTACCAATTACTTTATTTTTAGCAGTTATTATACCTGGTAATAAAGTATTACCATTTGGAGATTTAGCAACGATACCTTTTTATACTGCTTATATTACAGCTTCTAGGAAAGGAAATATTTTTCATTCAGTAATAGCTGGGGCTATAGTTATTTCTTTAGGATTATTAATGGCAACTAATTTTGCTCCGGTCCATACAGAAATGATGCAAGGATTGGATCAATTTACAAAATTAGGCAGTGATATTAGTTCTTTAGATACAGGAGGAGCTTCTCTTAAATGGTTAATATTAAAATTATCACAATTAGTTGCTCCACTATTTAATTAG
- the lysA gene encoding diaminopimelate decarboxylase — translation MTLTYTNGELTLHGHKLTDIAKEYGTPLFVYDEVAIRNQCRRFHTALKESGLSYTISYASKAFSAIQLFNLMAEEGMGLDVVSEGELYTALQSKVLPDTIHFHGNNKTDREIRYAIESGVEYFVVDSLSEIERLNELATKKVKALLRINPGVEAHTHEFIQTGQEDSKFGLSIQKGLALDGVRKIEDAENIEFMGVHFHIGSQIFESTGTVATIEQVITWLSDNHIQAQVLNIGGGFGIKYTDEDVSYPIEEGIKIITDTLKSACHAVGYPVPAISLEPGRSIVGEAGVTLYEVGTVKDIPETNYYVSIDGGMSDHIRTALYGATYDILLANRAEEYDKLMTVAGKLCESGDIIRRDIKLPSSVHRGDLLVVLSTGAYHYSMSSNYNQMLKPAVVFVTPEKVRLAVRRQTLEHLIAQDVR, via the coding sequence ATGACACTAACTTATACAAATGGAGAACTAACTTTACATGGTCATAAATTAACAGATATTGCTAAAGAATACGGCACGCCTTTGTTTGTTTATGATGAAGTGGCAATTCGTAATCAGTGTCGGAGATTTCATACAGCACTGAAAGAATCAGGTTTATCTTATACTATTTCTTATGCCTCAAAAGCTTTTTCAGCTATTCAACTATTTAATCTAATGGCTGAAGAAGGGATGGGGCTAGATGTGGTGAGTGAAGGTGAATTGTATACTGCGTTGCAATCTAAGGTATTACCAGACACAATTCATTTTCATGGAAATAATAAAACTGATCGAGAAATTCGCTATGCGATTGAGTCTGGAGTAGAGTATTTTGTGGTAGATAGTTTATCAGAAATTGAACGACTAAACGAGCTAGCAACTAAAAAAGTTAAAGCATTGCTTAGAATCAATCCAGGTGTTGAAGCTCATACGCACGAATTTATTCAAACAGGACAAGAAGATAGTAAATTTGGGTTAAGTATTCAAAAAGGTTTAGCACTTGACGGTGTAAGAAAAATTGAGGATGCTGAAAATATTGAATTTATGGGTGTTCATTTCCATATAGGTTCTCAAATTTTTGAATCAACAGGAACGGTTGCCACCATTGAACAGGTGATAACTTGGTTATCTGATAATCATATTCAAGCTCAAGTATTAAATATTGGTGGTGGGTTTGGTATCAAATACACAGATGAGGATGTTAGCTACCCTATCGAAGAGGGGATAAAAATCATTACTGATACACTTAAGTCAGCCTGTCACGCAGTTGGTTATCCTGTTCCAGCAATTTCTTTGGAACCAGGTCGCTCAATTGTTGGTGAAGCAGGTGTTACACTTTATGAAGTAGGAACGGTGAAAGATATCCCTGAAACGAATTATTATGTATCGATAGATGGTGGGATGAGTGATCATATCAGAACGGCACTTTATGGAGCAACCTACGATATACTGCTAGCAAACCGAGCGGAAGAATATGATAAATTGATGACAGTGGCTGGAAAACTGTGTGAGTCAGGTGATATCATAAGACGTGACATAAAATTACCGTCAAGTGTTCACCGTGGGGACTTACTTGTGGTATTATCAACTGGTGCCTATCATTATAGCATGAGTTCGAATTATAATCAGATGTTAAAACCCGCTGTGGTATTTGTGACACCAGAAAAAGTTCGTTTAGCGGTGCGACGTCAGACACTAGAACACCTTATCGCACAAGATGTAAGATAA
- the dapD gene encoding 2,3,4,5-tetrahydropyridine-2,6-dicarboxylate N-acetyltransferase, translated as MELQSAQEIIQYISDSKKQTPVKVYANGEFKGVEFPESFKVFGCKYSKTIFADFSEWKVFYEANKSLFKEIEIEYDRRNSAIPLIDQTKLNARIEPGSFIREHAVIKDGAVVMMGATINIGAVVGEGTMIDMNATLGGRATTGKNVHVGAGAVLAGVIEPPSAQPVVVEDDVLIGANAVILEGVRVGKGAVVAAGSIVTEDVPAGSVVAGIPAKVIKKVSDVNESKIEIVQALRKLNEE; from the coding sequence TTGGAATTACAATCAGCTCAAGAGATTATTCAATATATTAGCGATAGTAAAAAGCAAACACCAGTAAAAGTTTACGCCAATGGAGAGTTTAAAGGAGTCGAATTTCCAGAAAGTTTTAAAGTGTTTGGTTGCAAATACTCAAAAACAATCTTTGCAGATTTCAGTGAATGGAAAGTATTCTATGAAGCTAACAAATCACTTTTTAAAGAGATTGAGATCGAATATGACAGACGCAATTCAGCCATTCCTCTGATTGACCAAACAAAACTAAATGCCCGTATTGAGCCAGGTTCATTTATCCGTGAACATGCGGTGATTAAAGATGGGGCAGTTGTCATGATGGGAGCTACAATTAATATTGGAGCGGTCGTTGGCGAAGGAACGATGATTGATATGAACGCAACACTTGGTGGACGTGCAACAACAGGAAAAAATGTTCACGTTGGAGCCGGCGCAGTATTAGCTGGCGTGATTGAACCACCTAGCGCGCAACCAGTTGTGGTAGAAGATGATGTGTTGATTGGGGCGAACGCCGTTATCTTAGAAGGCGTTAGAGTTGGCAAAGGAGCGGTTGTGGCTGCAGGCTCAATCGTGACTGAAGATGTCCCTGCAGGAAGTGTCGTTGCAGGTATTCCTGCCAAAGTGATTAAAAAAGTCAGTGATGTGAACGAATCTAAAATAGAAATCGTTCAAGCACTCAGAAAATTAAATGAAGAATAG
- a CDS encoding M20 metallopeptidase family protein, whose amino-acid sequence MVEEYLVKTRRWLHQHPELSLQEFETTAFIKKELDKMGVAYDTPLETGVVAYIKGSGDKSIAFRADIDALPIHEENEVEYRSQVDNVMHACGHDGHITMLLAFIQRVKELSEKSPLKSTVYFIFQPAEETYGGANILLNQYQFDMTPSFVFGLHMMPDENEGIILSKPGPITASATEYRFFINGLSAHVANKEQGYSAGEALLTVLNQLSQLQHYHLAGLHQNIIHIGSFKSGEAINTVPSKAYLEGTIRTYSQDDLDIVKEQMTRIKEASELLTNCSIELVFSEGYPSTINDPVAYELMKKASMETSLTWIEKDEPYLFGEDFSFYQQIAPTSFAFLGCRNEEKGYVTGLHTSTLNFDERVLAKGVELYESILTQFEECL is encoded by the coding sequence GTGGTAGAAGAGTATTTGGTTAAAACGCGTCGCTGGTTGCATCAACACCCAGAATTAAGTTTGCAGGAATTTGAAACAACTGCTTTTATTAAAAAAGAGTTGGATAAAATGGGTGTAGCATATGACACGCCACTTGAAACAGGCGTTGTGGCTTATATCAAAGGAAGCGGAGATAAAAGTATTGCGTTTCGAGCAGATATAGACGCGTTACCCATTCATGAAGAAAATGAGGTAGAGTATCGCTCACAAGTAGATAATGTCATGCATGCATGTGGACATGATGGTCACATTACTATGCTACTTGCGTTTATTCAACGTGTAAAAGAATTATCTGAAAAAAGCCCATTAAAATCAACTGTTTATTTTATATTTCAACCAGCAGAGGAAACATATGGTGGGGCAAATATCTTACTAAACCAGTATCAGTTTGATATGACACCATCGTTTGTTTTTGGTTTACATATGATGCCAGACGAAAATGAAGGAATCATATTGTCCAAACCAGGTCCAATTACTGCTAGTGCAACAGAATATCGTTTTTTTATTAACGGATTGTCAGCCCATGTTGCTAATAAAGAACAAGGATACTCTGCAGGAGAAGCCTTGCTAACCGTATTGAATCAATTATCACAATTACAGCATTATCATCTTGCCGGGTTACACCAAAATATCATTCACATAGGTTCATTTAAATCAGGAGAAGCCATTAACACTGTTCCGTCAAAGGCTTATTTAGAAGGGACGATTAGAACATATAGCCAAGACGATTTAGACATTGTGAAAGAACAAATGACACGAATAAAAGAGGCAAGTGAGTTATTAACAAATTGCTCAATTGAGCTTGTTTTTTCTGAAGGGTACCCGTCGACTATTAACGACCCAGTTGCATATGAATTAATGAAAAAAGCAAGTATGGAGACTAGTTTAACTTGGATTGAAAAAGATGAGCCTTATTTATTTGGTGAAGATTTTTCATTTTATCAACAAATTGCCCCAACTTCTTTTGCTTTTTTAGGTTGTCGAAATGAGGAAAAGGGATATGTAACAGGGTTGCATACATCGACACTTAATTTTGATGAGCGAGTACTAGCAAAAGGTGTTGAGTTATATGAATCGATACTAACACAATTTGAGGAATGTTTATGA
- a CDS encoding BglG family transcription antiterminator, with protein MDDRTKMILSEVIKNKSLTVEGIANNNGLTRYQIEHVLYKTNILLQGKGLGNIIINDQDKLDFPNEFDHFLVEYNILLDDMYFISSPKERAHMLIIIMCTVSEDLSANYFSEEFRVSNNTIFNDLKKAKEEVNHFECSIEYSRRSGYEIRGTEWNIRNCMLQSINFMMRNKRGALLLKHYMKITVTEFNLLQMRIKAIESELKLYYAEESYHHLVYFFIAIFRRFNQFSTLEDIFFVGYEELLDTREFLLMDEFTENLELSKSEKMYMALHLLSSNIYHIEKKVDDELPELTRAIEMFLDEFQRKSCIVFKNKNELISRIFFHLKPAYYRIRYRLSTPYKIIPTIAREYSHISVLVEKSIQPIESFLESDIPEIEIDFLSILVAAYIDEKSNPKFTETRAVIVCQNGISMSVLFSSILKKMFPQFYFYEVMSIKDFELLDSKSYDIVFTTTFLKNEKPIYLIKNLNTIDDFNDLRNKVILDFYKIGNSEVMLSQIVNLIEKHTDSFDKINFIPSILSLFGEYDNSFGMNHFVPATKNITDILTPSNIIKVNHHLSWQEGLEIAGNNLLLKNKISPEYLKKVTDSYKELDSSIVLRGNIAIPHSIPDYKSTLSMSLVILEQPIVYEDGKEVHFILFISTPNKEEHINALLQVYELAGDDSFLEEIQKMTSEEIYEKLEKYKFIERE; from the coding sequence ATGGATGATCGAACTAAGATGATTTTAAGTGAGGTCATAAAAAATAAATCATTAACAGTGGAGGGGATAGCTAACAATAATGGATTAACACGTTATCAAATAGAACATGTTTTATATAAAACTAATATTCTTTTACAGGGTAAAGGGTTAGGAAACATTATCATCAACGATCAAGATAAGTTAGATTTTCCAAATGAATTTGATCATTTTTTAGTGGAATATAATATATTGTTAGATGATATGTATTTCATTTCTAGTCCAAAAGAAAGAGCACATATGTTAATTATTATTATGTGTACAGTTTCGGAAGATCTATCAGCAAATTATTTTTCAGAAGAATTTAGGGTGAGTAATAATACGATATTTAATGATTTAAAAAAAGCTAAGGAAGAAGTTAACCATTTTGAATGTTCTATAGAATATTCTAGAAGATCCGGATATGAAATAAGAGGAACAGAATGGAATATCAGAAATTGTATGTTACAATCTATTAATTTTATGATGAGAAATAAACGAGGAGCATTACTTTTAAAGCATTATATGAAAATAACGGTTACTGAATTTAATTTATTACAGATGCGTATAAAAGCGATTGAAAGTGAGTTAAAACTGTATTATGCAGAAGAAAGTTATCATCATTTAGTTTATTTTTTTATTGCAATTTTTAGAAGGTTTAATCAATTTTCTACCTTAGAAGATATTTTTTTTGTTGGTTATGAAGAGTTGTTGGATACTAGAGAGTTTTTGTTGATGGATGAATTTACTGAAAATTTAGAATTATCAAAAAGTGAAAAGATGTATATGGCACTACATTTGTTATCTAGCAATATCTATCATATTGAAAAAAAAGTTGATGATGAATTACCAGAACTAACACGTGCTATTGAAATGTTTTTAGATGAATTTCAAAGGAAATCTTGTATAGTATTTAAAAATAAAAATGAATTAATTAGTCGGATATTTTTTCACTTAAAACCTGCTTATTATCGAATTAGATATCGATTAAGTACACCATATAAAATTATACCAACTATAGCACGTGAATATAGTCATATATCGGTATTAGTAGAAAAATCAATTCAACCGATTGAAAGTTTTTTAGAAAGTGATATTCCAGAGATAGAAATAGATTTTTTATCAATTTTAGTTGCAGCGTATATAGATGAAAAATCAAATCCCAAATTTACAGAAACAAGAGCAGTTATTGTCTGTCAAAATGGAATTTCTATGTCAGTTTTATTTTCTAGTATATTAAAAAAAATGTTTCCACAATTTTATTTTTATGAAGTGATGAGTATTAAAGATTTTGAATTATTGGATAGTAAGTCTTATGATATTGTTTTTACAACGACTTTTTTAAAGAATGAAAAACCTATTTATTTGATTAAAAATCTAAATACAATCGATGACTTTAATGATTTACGTAATAAGGTGATACTCGATTTTTATAAGATTGGAAATTCAGAAGTCATGTTATCACAGATTGTCAATTTAATAGAGAAACATACAGATAGTTTTGACAAAATTAATTTTATACCCAGTATATTATCATTATTCGGGGAGTATGATAATAGCTTTGGTATGAATCACTTTGTCCCGGCTACAAAGAATATTACAGATATATTAACGCCATCAAATATCATAAAAGTTAATCATCATCTAAGTTGGCAAGAGGGGTTAGAAATAGCAGGTAATAATTTACTTTTAAAAAATAAAATATCACCTGAATATTTAAAAAAAGTTACAGATAGTTATAAAGAATTAGACAGCTCGATTGTATTAAGAGGAAATATTGCTATTCCACATAGTATTCCTGATTACAAGTCTACTTTATCAATGTCTTTAGTTATTTTAGAACAACCAATAGTATATGAAGATGGAAAAGAAGTACATTTTATTTTATTTATATCTACTCCTAATAAAGAAGAGCATATCAATGCTTTATTACAAGTATATGAGTTGGCGGGGGATGATAGTTTTTTAGAAGAAATACAAAAAATGACTTCAGAAGAAATATATGAAAAATTAGAAAAATATAAATTTATAGAAAGAGAGTGA
- the dapB gene encoding 4-hydroxy-tetrahydrodipicolinate reductase, producing the protein MDIILVGYGAMNQRVAHLATYRGHNIVGIVTPAEREHPYPAFQIEDDLPQADVMIDFSHPDLSLPMIKKNTGIPLVVATTGQKEEIISALADISTTTPVFFSANMSYGVHVLTEIIKYSVPLLKNFDIELTEKHHRKKVDAPSGTLVKLYDAIKEIKKNSYPVYDRHEKHTPRDDDEIGISVIRGGSIVGEHEVLFAGEEETIQIIHRAQSKDIFANGSLDVAEKLIHQQSGFYTFDNL; encoded by the coding sequence ATGGATATTATATTAGTTGGGTATGGAGCAATGAACCAGCGAGTGGCACACTTAGCAACGTATCGTGGACATAACATCGTAGGAATAGTGACACCAGCTGAAAGGGAACATCCTTATCCAGCATTTCAAATCGAAGATGATTTACCTCAAGCAGACGTCATGATTGATTTTTCTCATCCGGATTTGAGTTTACCAATGATTAAAAAAAATACAGGCATTCCATTAGTTGTCGCAACGACTGGTCAAAAAGAAGAGATTATCAGTGCCTTAGCAGACATATCAACCACAACTCCCGTTTTCTTTAGCGCCAATATGAGTTATGGTGTCCATGTGTTGACGGAAATTATAAAATACAGTGTGCCATTACTTAAAAATTTTGATATTGAATTAACCGAAAAACATCACCGTAAAAAAGTCGATGCACCAAGTGGCACTCTCGTGAAATTGTATGATGCGATTAAAGAAATCAAAAAGAATTCTTATCCAGTTTATGATCGACATGAAAAACATACACCAAGAGATGATGATGAAATTGGCATTAGTGTGATTCGTGGTGGCTCGATTGTTGGAGAACATGAAGTGTTATTTGCTGGTGAAGAAGAAACAATTCAAATTATTCACCGAGCACAGAGTAAAGATATTTTTGCTAATGGTAGTTTAGATGTAGCAGAAAAATTAATACATCAACAATCAGGATTTTATACATTTGATAACTTATAG